In Nicotiana tabacum cultivar K326 chromosome 19, ASM71507v2, whole genome shotgun sequence, one DNA window encodes the following:
- the LOC142173546 gene encoding uncharacterized protein LOC142173546 codes for MLSFSFQIEMETLEIGWSWILGYDSRLFFVDAMRMIKVERVDKRCITLKSRKLRKMPAKRKYTKRASVTSQGATTNAAREEDTPAQGVVSGSVPNASDMDVRGAIQLLTQIVATQAQRQGTSTVHEMGSSRSREFLNMKPLVFTGSRKVEDPQNFIDELKDVANTGYETWEESRGEDVAPATWKEFADACLEHLPPIEVMEVKALEFERLKQNEISVNEYYLKFVSLAKYAPEMVRDMRARVRQFVLGLSDELFAVANIAAQNNEITITTMVAFVQGNEYRLKEEERIQREKDREFSKGAKSAGNFSHEGSQTGGNRQFFRKSKSEPAPSSASAPIQRSKFNKKNQNFRAVGSQSQTSVGYRGLEYPTCNTCGKKHPWVCHLGTNGCFRCSQQGHFLRDCPSARQNNGGNVAQSNNSAAPQNSEAQQGCGAAKSGNVGGGQIRLYALAGRQDTEARGDVVTNMLTIFTFDVYTLMYPGSTLSYVTPYIAKKFGIEPEKLCEPFEVSTPVGESVIAKHIYRGCRVKVYHLLTVADLMKLEMVDFDVIVVMDWLESCYATVGCRTKIVSFEFPREPVLEWKGDAVAPMGRFISYLKDRKIISKGYIDHLVRVKDADAQISTLQLVPILNEFPKVFPEDLPRVPPDREIVFGIDLQPDTKPISVPPYRMAQAELKELKVQLKDLLDKGFISPSVSPWGTPVLFFRKKDVSLRMCIDYCQLNKVTIKNKQTDHAEHLRIVLQTPQDHKLYAKFSKCESWLKSVAFSGHVFSGEGVKHGKFIAYASRQLKAHEKNYPTHDLELAAVVFALKIWRHYLYGVYVDIFTDHKSLQYIFKQRELNLHQRRWLELLKDYDVDILYHPGKANIVADALSRRSMGSLAHVEADKQTMTK; via the exons ATGTTGTCTTTCTCATTTCAGATTGAGATGGAAACTCTTGAAATTGGTTGGA GTTGGATTTTGGGTTATGATAGTAGACTTTTTTTTGTAGATGCCATGAGAATG attaaagttgaaagggttgacaaaCGTTGTATTAcactcaagagcaggaagttaag AAAAATGCCTGCAAAAAGAAAGTACACTAAAAGGGCCTCAGTTACTAGCCAGGGGGCTACGACTAATGCGGCTCGGGAGGAGGACACTCCGGCCCAGGGAGTTGTATCGGGCTCAGTGCCCAATGCTTCAGACATGGATGTCAGGGGAGCTATCCAGTTGCTCACCCAGATTGTTGCTACTCAGGCTCAAAGGCAGGGAACAAGTACTGTTCATGAGATGGGTAGTTCCAGGTCCAGGGAATTCCTCAACATGAAACCTCTAGTTTTCACAGGGTCCAGAAAGGTTGAAGATCCGCAAAACTTCATTGATGAG CTGAAGGATGTTGCTAATACTGGGTATGAAACATGGGAAGAGTCCCGAGGGGAGGATGTGGCTCCTGCGACTTGGAAGGAGTTTGCAGATGCGTGCCTTGAACATCTTCCACCCATTGAGGTCATGGAAGTGAAGGCTTTAGAGTTTGAGAGACTAAAACAGAATGAGATAAGTGTGAATGAGTACTACCTCAAGTTTGTCTCTCTGGCCAAGTATGCTCCGGAAATGGTACGTGATATGAGGGCCAGAGTTAGGCAGTTTGTGTTGGGGCTTTCAGATGAATTGTTTGCTGTTGCTAATATAGCTGCTCAGAACAATGAGATAACAATTACTACGATGGTTGCCTTTGTTCAAGGGAATGAATACAGATTGAAGGAAGAAGAGCGGATACAGAGAGAGAAGGACAGGGAATTCAGCAAGGGAGCTAAGTCTGCAGGAAATTTCAGCCATGAGGGATCTCAAACAGGTGGCAATCGCCAGTTCTTCAGGAAATCAAAATCAGAACCTGCTCCATCTTCAGCTAGTGCACCAATTCAGAGGTCCAAGTTTaacaagaaaaaccaaaatttcagAGCAGTAGGCTCACAGTCACAGACTAGTGTGGGATATAGAGGCCTTGAGTACCCTACTTGCAACACGTGTGGTAAGAAGCATCCATGGGTGTGTCATTTGGGAACAAATGGTTGCTTTAGGTGCAGTCAGCAGGGCCACTTCTTGAGGGATTGTCCATCAGCAAGGCAGAATAATGGAGGCAATGTAGCTCAGTCCAATAACTCAGCAGCACCTCAAAACTCTGAGGCCCAACAAGGGTGTGGTGCAGCAAAGTCCGGTAATGTAGGCGGTGGTCAAATCCGCTTGTATGCGCTGGCAGGCCGTCAGGATACAGAGGCTCGTGGAGATGTTGTCACAAATATGCTAACAATATTCACTTTTGATGTTTACACTCTTATGTACCCGGGATCCACCCTATCTTATGTAACCCCATATATTGCTAagaaatttgggatagaaccagaaaagTTGTGTGAACCCTTTGAAGTGTCCACTCCAGTTGGAGAATCAGTTATAGCAAAACATATCTATAGGGGATGTCGAGTCAAAGTGTATCATCTCCTTACTGTAGCAGACTTAATGAAATTGGagatggtagacttcgatgtaaTCGTGGTCATGGATTGGTTAGAGTCTTGTTATGCCACAGTGGGTTGTAGAACCAAAATAGTAAGTTTTGAATTTCCCCGTGAACCAGTCTTAGAATGGAAGGGTGATGCAGTAGCACCTatgggtaggtttatttcctatcttaaagaCAGAAAGATAATCTCTAAAGGGTATATCGATCACCTGGTTCGAGTTAAGGATGCCGATGCTCAGATTTCCACTCTCCAATTGGTACCAATTTTAAATGAGTTCCCAAAAGTGTTTCCCGAAGATCTTCCTAGAGTCCCTCCCGATAGAGAGATTGTCTTTGGAATTGATCTACAACCAGACACTAAGCCGATATCTGTTCCGCCTTATAGAATGGCTCAAGCAGAGTTGAAAGAGCTAAAAGTCCAGTTGAAAGATCTTCTAGATAAGGGATTTATAAGTccaagtgtctcaccttggggcaCACCGGTCTTGTTTTTCCGAAAGAAGGATGTGTCTTTGCGCATGTGCATTGACTATTgtcagttgaataaagtcaccatcaagaacaa ACAGACTGACCATGCAGAACATCTCAGAATTGTGTTGCAGACACCGCAGGATCACAagctatatgcaaaattttctaagtgtgaatccTGGTTGAAATCAGTAGCGTTTTCGGGCCATGTCTTCTCAGGAGAAGGAGTGAAG CATGGTAAATTCATAGCCTACGCATCGAGACAACTCAAggctcacgagaagaattatccgactcatgatcttgagttagcagctgtGGTATTTGCGCTtaagatctggcgccattatttgtatggggtgtaTGTTGACATTTttacagatcacaagagtctccagtacatcttcaagcaaagagAATTGAATCTACATCAGAGAAGGTGGCTCGaattgcttaaagattatgatgttgatatcctctatcatcccgggaaagCAAATATTGTAGCCGATGCTCTCAGTCGACGTTCTATGGGAAGCCTAGCTCATGTTGAGGCAGACAAGCAAACTATGACAAAGTAG